One region of Triticum aestivum cultivar Chinese Spring chromosome 6B, IWGSC CS RefSeq v2.1, whole genome shotgun sequence genomic DNA includes:
- the LOC123137188 gene encoding uncharacterized protein has translation MADERRSMSGGTEAGPYASDARVRPQSTRTQWPSMVARVDVGGRGEELSRPDTENGVEAAGSGDSGGAGDERLRGVQAAASMKLIVGMSDLVSPFVVLYEDDVDAFWCFEMLLRRMRENFHLEGPTGVMKRLEALWKIMELIDT, from the exons atgGCGGACGAGAGGAGGAGCATGAGCGGAGGCACGGAGGCAGGTCCATATGCGTCAGACGCGCGCGTTCGCCCGCAGTCAACGCGGACGCAGTGGCCGTCCATGGTGGCTCGGGTCGATGTAGGAGGACGAGGGGAGGAGCTCTCGAGGCCCGACACCGAGAATGGAGTGGAGGCGGCTGGATCTGGCGATTCTGGAGGGGCTGGCGACGAGCGGCTTCGTGGGGTTCAAGCGGCGGCTTCCATG AAATTGATTGTAGGTATGAGCGATCTGGTTTCCCCTTTTGTTGTTCTATACGAGGATGATGTAGATGCCTTTTGGTGTTTTGAGATGCTACTGAGAAGGATG CGTGAAAATTTCCACCTCGAGGGACCGACAGGAGTTATGAAGCGGTTGGAAGCATTGTGGAAGATCATGGAATTGATAGATACGTAA